One Solanum lycopersicum chromosome 4, SLM_r2.1 DNA window includes the following coding sequences:
- the LOC138348121 gene encoding uncharacterized protein yields the protein MYWYQFCTVPVHSGTSRFDCLRDGMGHPELGHETEWNQSLIPVYRQQFIPIYSDEGDGVVPTIDISHNDEPYLVTVDVATEGESSEEEDDENEPNLVTMNAGIDVATEGESSEEENDENEPYPSDYNSEELESFRLEKKREINDQLDNFKELEKVKKGQGFEIKTLQTKHTCPEAFKNRRATQQALAHYFKNRVQNDPKCKVTKMRKIVDDKFKLNISYSKMKRVKRLVLEKLDGSYVDDFNKLEGYAQELRDNNPGTDVIINISKEALLEHGLRKFLRMYIFIQALKSGWRAALRPLIGLDDTFLRGKFKGILLVAVGQDSMKHFYPLAWAVVDRETIRTWKWFIELLRNSLGLADGE from the exons ATGTACTGGTACCAGTTCTGTACTGTTCCGGTTCATTCCGGTACGTCCCGCTTTGATTGCCTACGGGACGGAATGGGACATCCCGAACTGGGACACGAAACGGAATGGAACCAAAGTTTGATACCGGTATATCGACAGCAGTTTATTCCGATTTATTCTG ATGAGGGGGATGGTGTTGTTCCCACTATTGACATCAGCCACAATGATGAACCATACCTAGTAACAGTAGATGTTGCTACTGAAGGTGAATCAAGtgaggaagaagatgatgaaaatGAACCTAATCTAGTCACAATGAATGCTGGAATAGATGTTGCAACTGAAGGTGAATCAAGTGaggaagaaaatgatgaaaatgagCCTTATCCAAGTGACTACAATAGTGAAGAATTGGAATCCTTTAGgttggaaaagaaaagagaaattaatGATCAACTTGACAACTTTAAAGAGTTGGAAAAAG TTAAAAAAGGGCAAGGATTTGAAATTAAGACTTTGCAAACAAAACATACATGTCCAGAAGCATTCAAGAATAGAAGAGCTACTCAACAAGCTCTAGCACACTACTTTAAGAATAGGGTCCAAAATGATCCTAAGTGCAAAGTGACTAAAATGAGAAAGATTGTAGATGATAAATTTAAGCTTAATATTAGTTATTCAAAAATGAAGAGGGTTAAAAGACTTGTACTGGAGAAACTAGATGGTAGCTATGTTGATGATTTCAATAAATTGGAGGGTTATGCTCAAGAGTTAAGGGACAATAATCCTGGTACTGATGTAATTATAAACATATCCAAAGAGGCTTTGTTGGAACATGGACTaagaaaatttttgagaatgtatatttttattcagGCTTTGAAAAGTGGTTGGAGAGCTGCTTTGAGACCACTTATAGGGTTAGATGACACCTTTTTAAGAGGGAAGTTCAAGGGAATTCTATTGGTCGCAGTTGGTCAAGATTCAATGAAGCATTTCTATCCACTTGCTTGGGCAGTAGTGGATAGAGAAACTATTAGAACATGGAAATGGTTCATTGAGTTGCTGAGGAACTCATTGGGGTTGGCAGATGGTGAATGA
- the LOC101252978 gene encoding membrane steroid-binding protein 2 → MATVWATTTEIIFEYTGLSATAFFTILAMMLVTYKVVCSMFLSPDDFVPVKKQSLNLGDMTEEELRAYNGSDSEKPLLMAIRGQIYDVSTSKMFYGPGSSYAMFAGRDASRALALLSFKPEDINGNLEGLGDAELQILLDWECKFMEKYDRVGQLVLKKTLT, encoded by the exons ATGGCGACGGTATGGGCAACGACGACCGAGATCATCTTCGAGTACACAGGGTTATCGGCGACGGCGTTCTTCACCATTTTAGCGATGATGCTGGTGACTTACAAAGTGGTTTGTTCCATGTTCCTCTCTCCTGATGACTTTGTCCCTGTCAAAAAACAGTCTCTCAATCTCGGCGACATGACGGAAGAGGAACTTAGGGCTTATAATGGTTCTGACTCAGAAAAACCTTTGCTGATGGCTATTAGAGGGCAGATCTACGACGTCTCTACCTCCAA GATGTTCTATGGTCCTGGTAGTTCATATGCAATGTTTGCTGGAAGAGATGCAAGCCGAGCCTTGGCTCTGTTATCATTCAAACCTGAAGATATTAATGGAAACCTTGAAGGCCTTGGTGATGCTGAACTTCAAATTCTGCTAGACTGGGAATGTAAATTTATGGAGAAGTACGACCGAGTGGGGCAGCTTGTTCTAAAGAAAACACTAACCTAG